Part of the Nerophis ophidion isolate RoL-2023_Sa linkage group LG11, RoL_Noph_v1.0, whole genome shotgun sequence genome is shown below.
TCTGAGGTTGGCTGAGAGCTGGGAGCACCAGCAGACATGCTGCTCCCAATTAATCAACATGCGAGATATGGTGATAAAGGTGGTCCCGAAGGTCTTGCAGCGCTTTTGGTTGCCTCCTCCAAACACTCACTTTACTATGCCATCCCGGTGTCTTAGTAAAATGGCAGCTGGGGTGACACATGCTGTGGTGGACCGCGTCTCCTCCACACTCTCCTCGGTCCAAATCCACTTTTCCTCCTCCATCAGAGACAATTTGGTTGCGTCTATCGAGGAAAAGGTTAGAAAGACTTTTATTTCAGAGGACCTGGTTGAAAACATTCACAGTTATCAACCAGAGTTCCTCAGCACCATCACAGATGTGGCAGTCAGTGAAATTTGCGCATGCACTGCTGGCTTTGTGCCCATCCCACCTTCACCCTCACCTGAGCAGTCTTCAGATACAATTTCGCTGTCTGAGGATGGCGTTTCCGTCGAGGAAGAAAAAGACTCAAACAACAAAGACGCTGACGATTTAACGTCAGAATGTCATCCACCTCCTCCGAGCCAAAAGAAAAAACACTCCAGTCATCATGTGTTCACGAATATGAGCCTCATTACTAAATTACTTAATTGGATGAAAAAACTCTGATGCGGGTGATGGAGTTTGTCTGGGAACACAGAGACTGCACATTATTTGTAAATAGtataaattattgttttaatttgatGTTTGTATATAAAGACATGTTTTTCTATTTCACTTTACAAATAAAAGAGTGGTGTGCTGTGTGATACTTGTTTTGTTCAGTTAATGTTACTAGTTAAGAGTAACTTTGACTTAGACTTctttttattgtctttatttgaactttacagtaaagacaagaacaacattttgttgcattacctagcgtgtgaatgtgagtgaatgttgtctgtctcagtggtccccaaccaccgggccgaatatacacttacaattagtgcaccaaccacaaaaacctccatttttcatgacaaaaacgtccctttttcatgaataaGAAATTAtaaagcgttgaccagtccgcagatacaaaaagtttggggaccactggtctgtcttatctgtgttgcccctgcgattaggtggaaacttgtcaagggtgtacgccaccttccgaccgattgcagctgagatagccaccagcgcctcccgcgacctcaaaagggaataagaggtataaaatagatggatggatgaagccccgtgaccccgaaagggactaatGGTAGAAAGTACTggtaaagttccaatgattgtcacacacacacactaggtgtggtggaatttgtcctctgcatttgacccatccccttgatcaccccctgggaagtgaggggagcagtgggcagcagcggtgccgcgcccgggaatcatttatggtgatttaacccccgattcaaacccttgatgctgagtgccaagcagggatgcaatgggtcccatttttatagtctttggtatgactcggccggggtttgaactcacaacctaccgatctcagggcggacactaaccactaggccactgagtagctggcctagtggttagagtaggtagaacatggatggatggatggatagcttgttgtagtgcagtggttctcaaccttttttcagtgatgtacccactgtgaatttttttttaattcaagtaccccctaatcagagcaaagcatttttggttggaaaaaaagagatgaagtaaaatacagcactatgtcatcagtttctgatttattaaattgtttaatagtgataaatattgctaatttgtagtggtctttcttgaactatttggaaaaaaagatacatccatccatccattttctaccgcttattccctttttggggtcgcggggggcgtgaatgttgtctgtctatctgtgttggccctgcgatgaggtggcgacttgtccagggtgtaccctgccttccgcccgattgtagctgagataggcgccagcgccccccgcgaccccccccaaaaaaagatatacaaaataactaaaaacgtgctaaaaaatgaaaaagtgattcaattataaataaacatttctacacatagaagtaatcatcaacttaaagtgacgTCTTTGGGGAtcttaatagagatccatctggattcatgaacttaattctaaacatttcttcacaaaaaaagaaatccttaacatcaatatttatggaacatgtccacaaaaaaatctacctgtcaacactgattattggattgttgtatttttttaaacagtgaatgaacttccgcctgattgtagctgagataggcaccagcgccccccgccaccccaaaaagggacaagcggtaggaaatggatggatgggtggagtttatgaacttacattcatattttcatccatccattttctaccgctttattccctttggggtcgcggggggagctggtgcctatctcagctgcaatagtatatttttaatatatttattggggGCTtgtccaagtggaggagttcaagtacctaggagtcttgttcacgagtgggggaagagtggatcgtgagatcgacaggcggatcagtgcggcgtcttcagtaatgcggacgttgtaccgatccgttgtggtgaagaaggagctgagccggaaggcaaagctcttaatttaccggtcgatctacgttcccatcctcacctatggtcatgagctttgggtcatgaccgaaaggataagatcacgggtacaagcggccgaaatgagtttcctccgccgtgtggcggggctctcccttagagatagggtgagaagctctgccatccgggaggaactcaaaggtagagccgctgctccttcacatcgagaggagccagatgaggtggttcgggcatctggtcaggatgccacccgaacgcctccctagggaggtgtttagggcacgtccaaccggtaggaggccacggggaagacccaggacacgttgggaagactatgtttcccggctggcctgggaacgcctcgggatcccccaggaagagctagacgaagtggttggggagagggaagtctgggtttccctgcttaggctgttgcccccgcgacccgacctcggataagcggaagaagatggatggatggatatttattgggggcttgtccagggtgtaccctgccttccgccctattgtagctgagataggcaccagcaaccccaaagggaataagcggtaggaaatggatggataaattgctgctatttttataatattttgaaaaaaatctcacgtaccccttggcataccttcaagtacccccaggggtacccaTACCCCCGTTTGAGACCCACTGTTGTAGTGcaagataaaagagcaataatgtgCAGCTATGAATAAATACTTGTAAGAATGATtaatcacacacacattttttgggAACATTTTGTTTTCTTGGGACACCACTGATCTACGGTAAGTTAATCGATTGCACTGCGATCCGCCTGAGAGGAATTGAATACTGcaattcagtggttcttaacctgggttcgatcgaacgctaggggttcgatgagtcggcctcaggggttcggcgaaacccccaactcatcgtgtaaataaaaacttctccctatcggcgtattatggatactccCAAGCAATGTTACTTTTAATTTTACATCTGATTTGcagatgtgtaatttgttgtgagtccaCAGTTCATtatatgaatagaatagaatacaatacaatacaatagaatggactttattgtcattatatttgcatattacgagattaaagacttcaatttaaggtgcggtagtgggaacaaatatggggtgaaataaataacacaagaggtaataaaggaaaaaactaacaattgaaataaacagattactatccaataaaataataagcaatcctgtacaatatacaaaacactatagaaatacaaaatactgtaaaatatacagaacaagacaagagtacagaagtaataaataatcagtgttatttattattattatttatctatgtcaatgtttttcaaccactgtgccgcggcactcgAGTGTGCCgttagatattgtctggtgtgccgtgggaaatgatgcaacttcatCTAATTGgtccccaaaacatttttttcgtgCAAATTAATAATTATAATCTACAAATAGTGTGCCGTTCTCTAGTATCCGTGCTGTGTAGAACTTGGCTGTAGaactgtgatcccaatatgcagaccacagcgtgcaggtaaaaaaaggtatgtaacgcttaagccAAAAAGGAACAAAACGAAAATGCAATAAAGCATAGGGATGACTATGtaaaatgacagtaaaactgaactggttacaaagtaaacctaaatagaatgctggacgacagcaaaaacttgcagcgttTGGAGGGAGAAGTGacggacggcgtccacaaagtacatccgtggaTGACATGgcgatcaacaatgtccccacaaagaagaatagcaacaacttcaatagccttgcttgctaacgcaaagcaggtgtggggaatagtgctcaaaggaagacataaaactgctacaggaaaacaccaaaataacagcacaagacaagaactaaagcactatacacaggaaaacaccaaaaaactaaaaacaagGCACAAGGAGTACctggtgaagtgaattgaattatatttatatagcgcttttctcaggtgactcaaagcgctttacatagtgaaacccaatatctaagttacatttaaaccagtgtgggtggcactgggagcaggtgggtaaagtgtcttgcccaaggacacaacggcagtgaccaggatggcggaagcgggaatcgaacctgcaacccccaagttgctggcccagccgctctaccaaccgagctaaaccgccccagtcTTGGGACACCACTGATCTACGGTAAGTATGGTGGAGTTGCATTTTTTatcgttttctgctggtggtgtgcctccggatttttaaatggaaaaaaatgtgccttgtctcaaaaaaggttgaaaaacactaatttatgcaccaataaaaaaaacaacataactttgtcttgaatttgaaattattccattcatccatccaatttcctaccgcatattcccttttggggtggcgaggggcgctggcacctatctcagctacaatctcacggaaggcggtgtacaccctggaaaagtcgccacctcatcgcaaggccaacacagatagacagacaacattcagactcacattcacacactagggccaatttagtgttgccaatcaacctatccccaggtgcatgtctttggaagtgggaggaagccggagtacccggagggaacccacgcagtcacggggagaacatgcaaactccacatagaaagatcccgagcctgggattgaacccaggactgcaggaccttcgtattgtgaggcagatggcACCTGGTACCCCGTAAGgagcagatgagtagcccgctggcctgttctaaaaatagctgaaatagcagcacttaccagtgagctgcctgtattttttaaattgtatttatttactagcaagctggtctcgctttgctcgacattttttattctaagagagacaaaactcaaatagaatttgaaaatccaagaaaatattttaaaggtttggtcttcagttgtttaaataaaatcatttatttttttactttgcttcttataactttcagaaagacaattttagaaaaaaatacaaccttaaaaattattttaggatttttaaactcatatatgtacatttttaccttttaaattcctccttcttctttcctgataatttaaatcaatgttcaagtaaatgtatttctttattgtagagaataataaatatattttaatttaattcttcattttagcttctgttttttctacaaagaatatttgtgaaatagttattcaaacttattttgattaatattcaaaaacattctggcaaatctagaaaatctgtagaatcaaatttaaatcttatttcaaagtattttcaatttcttttaacatttttgttctggaaaatctagaagacataatgagttgtctttgttagaaatatagcttggtccaatttgtaatatattctaacaacgtgcagattggatttttacctatttaaaacatgtcatcaaaaatatatattttttgtgagaaatcattaagatgatcagtgtttccacaaagataaatatcatgaaCTAAtgataataacatagagtttaaaggtaaattgagcaagttggctatttctggcaatttatttaagtgtgtatcaaactggtagcccttcggattaatcagtacccaagaagtagctcctggtttcaaaaaggttggtgacccctgttctaaagtttTGTGTGTCAGATGCTCGAAATTCTCTCTACGTTCGACAATAGTAATCATTAAAACACAGAAAAGCATTTCATTCACAATAATCTTATAGTTTGATTGATAGTGATGGTCATCAATGATTtgtctctgttagaaatatagcttggtccaatttgttatatattctaataaagtgcagattggattttaacttatttaaattatgttatcaaaattataaaattaatcttaatcaggaaaaattaccaataatgttccataaatttatttttttcaaaaagatttcaattagctagtttttctcttaatttttttcggttgaattttgaattttaaagagtcgaaattgaagataaactatgtttcaaaatgtaattttcatttttttcgtgtttttcctcttttaaatcgttcaattaagttttttttttcatcatttattctctacaaaaaaaccttccgtaaaaggaaaaaaaaaatgtacgacggaatgacagacagaaatacccattttttatttttattttttatttttatatatatatatgtattgatttattctgtgatgaggtggcgacttgtccagggtgtaccccgccttccgcccgattgtagctgagataggcgccagcgccccccgcgaccccaaaagggaataagcggtagaaaatggatggatgtattgatttatttattaaaggtaaattgagcaaattggctatttctagcaatttatttaagtgtgtatcaaactggtagcccttcgcattaatcagtacccaagaagtagctcttggtttcaaaaaggttggtgacccctgcactaacccctctgccaccgtaaaatTATTATATTCTTTAGATTTTTCACAAAAGAAGTGTTTGGTGGATGTGCATATGAAAAttgtggggttcagtacctccaagaagcttaagaaccactgctgtagttgAAATAAACTACAGCTCCCACAATGCCCTTCGCCTGCCTAAACCGGAAGTTGATCAATTGCTTTGCGGAAATATTGCAGCTTTCCAAAGCTAATTTGTAGCGTTCTGCTTTAAACGGGGCGCTACTTGATTTATTTTCCTCCGACACAAAACTACatgacatcatattgcagtctttaTGGAAACACGCCATGTCGTGTTGTCGCAATTACGGACATGTCATTTTGACAGCGTTGCATATCTTCCATATGTTTTAAAACGAGGCGTTTCTCCGTGCGTTTTGGTCTAAAACgtatcaaatatgttttttatttaaacgtATTAAGTCGCACACAATGCAATGTTATTTTCAGTTGCTGCGGGTTTGGATGTAACGTCAACTTTGACGGAGGTTTAGGGAGTCCCAAGTAAATGGAAGGCATCAAAAGGTAACGTATGTTTGGTTGAAGTCATTTGCCTGAAAGGAAATGTACTTCATGTTCCTTCTTGAATTGTTACGTCCCTCTAAATTCGGAGTCATTGTGTGACGTGATGTTTGCTTGTTTTGCCGTGGCGGTTAATTAACAAAATGATGTTTAGCAAGGCGCGCTAACTGTAGGCTAACTAGCTAACGCTCGCTAACCTCGGCTATTTAGTAACTTCACCAAGAGCACCTTCAAAAGGAAACAATGGTCTTACTTTGCCTCACAGATAAACATcatatgaaaccaaaatatagtATTTACATTTACGCTCTGACTGTACACAAAGTAGGTGGAGgctacttcctttttttttttttttaccatgaattgattaacgtggacccctacttaaacaagttgaaaaatttattcaggtgttaccatttagtggtcaattgtacggaatatgtactgaactgtgcaatgtactaataaaagaatcaatcaatcaaaaggcaGGGGTCACTGTTGTAGGCACAATAACAATGTGAGCAATTTGTATaatttgcaaattgcttccagctatatatttgaataatgtgtggtgcacattttgcaaatcaatgggcgaatcgggggcggtacctctggattggcagactggggtggtggttcctctctttaagaagggggaccggagggtgtgttccaactatcgtgggatcacactcgtcagccttcccggtaaggtttattcaggtgtactggagaggaggctacgccggatagtcgaacctcggattcaggaggaacagtgtggttttcgtcctggtcgtggaactgtg
Proteins encoded:
- the LOC133561460 gene encoding uncharacterized protein LOC133561460, with the translated sequence MLDFKLLAGTRLHKLGRSYETPHAEMSTEFIDGSIGIYRPLMEFFDTPAYKQSVKTCWNAVSYKLQIGLLAEILRLQQISLIPPEVTVEAMTDLLVEENKKSLRVKLWEFEIEDDFESEARLVFEVNTSMKMRDIEFEARSLLDCPEKIPLQLKHPGIVKKALRLAESWEHQQTCCSQLINMRDMVIKVVPKVLQRFWLPPPNTHFTMPSRCLSKMAAGVTHAVVDRVSSTLSSVQIHFSSSIRDNLVASIEEKVRKTFISEDLVENIHSYQPEFLSTITDVAVSEICACTAGFVPIPPSPSPEQSSDTISLSEDGVSVEEEKDSNNKDADDLTSECHPPPPSQKKKHSSHHVFTNMSLITKLLNWMKKL